From Planctomycetota bacterium, a single genomic window includes:
- a CDS encoding family 43 glycosylhydrolase, producing MYYADTVSGKPFSKDPAVVRFNGKYWLYYSIPPYAGKSGAGWTIGVATSENLADWTKAGELQNSGEPEKKGFTAPGAIVLNGKVHLFYQTYGTGPRDAICHAWSSDGLNFTRDPSNPIFRPTGDWTCGRAIDADVIVFKGQLLLYWATRDPEMKIQMQGVAAAPVDSDLSRETWKQLNMDGPILKPTVPTPLDDPNLDLAWEGRCIEAAAMALHEGRLYMFYAGNYNNAPQQVGVAVSDDGLHFKRLSDKPIVPNGPTGSWNHSESGHPFLFQDDDGRDYLFYQGNNDHGKTWYLSMVPIRWEHGRPMPAPNLLPPAPSIASPQE from the coding sequence ATGTACTACGCCGACACGGTCAGCGGCAAGCCCTTCTCGAAAGACCCGGCGGTGGTGCGATTCAACGGCAAGTACTGGCTTTACTATTCGATCCCGCCTTACGCGGGAAAATCCGGCGCGGGTTGGACGATCGGCGTGGCGACCAGCGAGAATCTTGCGGATTGGACGAAGGCCGGCGAACTGCAGAATTCAGGCGAACCTGAAAAGAAGGGCTTTACTGCCCCCGGTGCGATCGTGCTCAATGGCAAGGTGCATCTGTTCTATCAGACCTATGGGACGGGCCCGAGGGACGCCATTTGTCATGCATGGTCGAGCGACGGGCTCAACTTCACGCGCGATCCGAGCAATCCGATCTTTCGTCCGACCGGCGACTGGACCTGTGGGCGGGCGATCGATGCGGATGTGATCGTGTTCAAGGGCCAGCTTCTGCTGTACTGGGCGACGCGCGATCCAGAGATGAAGATTCAGATGCAGGGCGTCGCCGCCGCTCCGGTCGATAGCGATTTATCGCGGGAGACATGGAAGCAGTTGAACATGGACGGTCCGATTCTCAAGCCGACCGTGCCGACGCCGCTCGATGATCCGAACCTCGATCTGGCATGGGAAGGGCGGTGCATCGAGGCGGCGGCGATGGCGCTGCACGAGGGGCGTCTGTACATGTTTTATGCCGGCAACTACAACAATGCGCCGCAGCAGGTCGGCGTGGCGGTCAGCGACGACGGCTTGCATTTCAAGCGGCTCTCGGACAAGCCGATCGTGCCCAATGGGCCCACGGGCAGTTGGAACCATAGCGAATCCGGCCATCCGTTCCTGTTTCAGGATGACGACGGGCGCGATTATCTTTTTTATCAGGGCAATAATGATCACGGTAAGACGTGGTACCTGTCGATGGTGCCGATCCGCTGGGAGCATGGCAGGCCCATGCCCGCGCCAAACCTGCTGCCGCCGGCCCCATCCATCGCCTCACCGCAGGAATAA